Proteins from one Parasteatoda tepidariorum isolate YZ-2023 chromosome 4, CAS_Ptep_4.0, whole genome shotgun sequence genomic window:
- the LOC110282216 gene encoding uncharacterized protein, whose product MVVRLVLLRTYYFICCLLIASGNVIPPSNTKTSDQKSNNNATKDSIENTTTEVKEAQSVNLKTVSRSRRSNLNSNFNEQFNINAGENAAFNSAFRYNDQIMRKLLKTHSPNPARSHFFFNLITPLDRRATRYNSWDDHSVMHFGKRSVSEKESDESLTDEKSLYEPDPNISKEDEDSKDIEELGNIKRGTDSWMDHNVMHFGKRDDEVLNGEVSPFAETLDEEKKSEDAWHNMMNFGKKSENPWNDHNTMHFGKKDDPWHSMMSFGKKSENPWNDHNTMHFGKREDPWHSMMSFGKKSENPWNDHNTMHFGKREDPWHSMMSFGKKSENPWNDHNTMHFGKREDPWHSMMSFGKKSENPWNDHNTLHFGKKEDPWHNMMSFGKKSENPWNDHNTMHFGKRDDEFQHNMMSFGKKSENPWNDHNTMHFGKKDDPWHSMMSFGKKSENPWNDHNTMHFGKREDPWHNMMSFGKKSENPWNDYNTMHFGKRDDEFQHNMMSFGKKSENPWNDHNTMHFGKKDDPWHSMMSFGKKSENPWNDHNTMHFGKRDDPWHSMMSFGKRSEAFWNDHNTMHFGKREDPWHSMMSFGKKSLTDQKGNIISRETILTTENNTDDHSETDTDEINNSAPISEMKSMNKRSIHPLESDIKQLKTTKMQYETPTNVKYLVIDDKSSKKDEQNNSEFKAHDQLKSEDQQNFEKKSKLWESHKAINFGKIDPPFDAHNMYITPSLKNRLKQKPKNSFGRNGNFKLTPNTQNKGMNLVGTEKKLLLKKRSVEEIMPAEKNFDNEDETGLQQSGSLNSREEFPEPFLQFGKRSPDDNDATDDKKFVPWDILYLTALEQKRDPWESHNTLHFGKRFDPWDLHNTMHFGKKSDPWNYHNTMHFGKKKDPWENHNTMHFGKRSDPWQSHNTMHFGKRSDPWQLHNTMHFGKKSDPWDAHNTMHFGKRFDPWQSHNTMHFGKKSDPWQSHNTMHFGKKSDPWENHNTLHFGKRDSDEFPDYADYTNNPEFELDLNDPTSILNPIVLSDKNSLTSLENESNMIAKLLRSRMNEDFPEDPTAEDLLFKLLENADKLSKSDLPGVATEQKQEQMSGTESDRNGPRLVEIENVPNRLKSDQPVGRSPDKRYLIPFQGPKSIVYPHAWLVSQIRRSVPSSRQFDLRVAEKKEDPINSYMHFGRR is encoded by the exons ATGGTGGTTCGATTGGTTCTCCTGCGCACATATTACTTCATTTGTTGCTTACTCATTGCATCTGGCAACGTGATTCCGCCATCAAACACCAAAACTTCTG acCAAAAGAGCAATAACAACGCTACTAAAGACTCAATAGAAAATACAACTACAGAAGTGAAGGAAGCTCAAAGTGTGAATTTAAAGACAGTTTCACGTAGTAGAAGAAGTAATCTAAATTCTAACTTCAATGAACAGTTTAATATTAATGCAGGAGAAAATGCAGCTTTTAATTCTGCTTTTCGATATAACGATCAAATTATGCGAAAGTTGTTAAAGACTCATTCCCCAAACCCTGCCAGatcacattttttctttaatctcaTAACGCCTTTAGATCGCAGAGCAACGCGGTACAACAGTTGGGATGACCACTCGGTGATGCACTTTGGTAAAAGGTCAGTGTCCGAGAAAGAGAGTGATGAAAGTTTAACAGACGAAAAGTCGTTATATGAACCTGATCCTAACATTTCCAAAGAAGACGAGGATTCAAAAGATATAGAAGAACTGGGAAACATAAAAAGAGGTACAGATTCTTGGATGGACCATAATGTAATGCACTTCGGAAAGCGTGATGATGAAGTTCTAAATGGAGAAGTTAGTCCTTTTGCAGAAACGCTTGATGAAGAGAAAAAATCAGAAGACGCTTGGCATAATATGATGAACTTcggaaaaaaatccgaaaatccGTGGAATGATCACAATACAATGCACTTTGGAAAAAAAGATGATCCCTGGCATAGTATGATGAGCTTTGGAAAGAAATCAGAAAATCCCTGGAATGATCACAATACGATGCACTTTGGAAAGAGAGAAGATCCATGGCATAGTATGATGAGCTTTGGAAAGAAATCAGAAAATCCTTGGAATGATCACAATACGATGCACTTTGGCAAGAGAGAAGATCCCTGGCACAGTATGATGAGCTTTGGAAAGAAATCAGAAAATCCCTGGAATGATCACAATACGATGCACTTTGGAAAGAGAGAAGATCCATGGCATAGTATGATGAGCTTCGgaaagaaatcagaaaaccCTTGGAATGATCACAATACGTTGcactttggaaaaaaagaagatcCTTGGCACAATATGATGAGCTTCGGAAAGAAATCGGAAAATCCATGGAATGATCATAATACAATGCATTTCGGCAAGCGAGATGATGAGTTTCAACACAATATGATGAGTTTCGGGAAAAAATCCGAAAATCCGTGGAATGATCATAATACAATGCATTTTGGGAAAAAAGATGATCCTTGGCACAGTATGATGAGCTTTGGAAAGAAATCGGAAAATCCCTGGAATGATCACAATACGATGCACTTTGGAAAGAGAGAAGATCCATGGCACAATATGATGAGCTTTGGGAAGAAATCGGAAAATCCATGGAATGATTATAATACAATGCATTTCGGCAAGCGAGATGATGAGTTTCAACACAATATGATGAGTTTCGGGAAAAAATCCGAAAATCCGTGGAATGATCACAATACAATGCATTTCGGTAAAAAAGATGACCCATGGCATAGTATGATGAGTTTTggcaaaaaatcagaaaatccTTGGAATGACCACAACACAATGCATTTTGGAAAGAGAGACGATCCGTGGCATAGTATGATGAGTTTTGGAAAGAGATCGGAAGCTTTTTGGAATGATCATAACACAATGCATTTTGGCAAACGGGAAGATCCTTGGCACAGTATGATGAGTTTCGGAAAGAAATCTCTTACTGatcaaaaaggaaatattatcaGCAGAGAAACCATATTGACGACTGAGAATAACACTGATGATCACTCTGAAACTGACACCGATGAAATAAACAATTCAGCACCTATCAGTGAAATGAAATCAATGAACAAACGATCGATTCACCCCTTAGAAAGTGATATAAAACAACTAAAGACAACAAAAATGCAATACGAAACTCCAACGAATgtcaaatatttagtaattgaTGATAAATCGAGTAAAAAAGACGAGCAGAATAATTCAGAGTTTAAAGCGCATGACCAATTAAAATCTGAAGAccagcaaaattttgaaaaaaaatccaaacttTGGGAATCACACAAAGCGATTAATTTCGGAAAAATAGATCCTCCGTTTGACGCACATAACATGTACATAACACCAAGtctaaaaaatagattaaaacaaaaacccAAAAATTCATTTGGAAGAAATggtaatttcaaattaacacCAAATACCCAAAACAAAGGAATGAACCTGGTAGgtactgaaaagaaattacttCTGAAAAAAAGGTCTGTGGAGGAAATCATGCCTGCcgaaaaaaactttgataacgAAGACGAAACAGGTCTTCAACAATCAGGGTCACTAAATTCCCGAGAAGAATTTCCTGAACCATTTCTTCAGTTTGGTAAAAGATCACCTGATGATAATGATGCTACTGATGATAAAAAGTTTGTACCTTGGGATATATTATATCTAACTGCTCTTGAACAAAAAAGAGACCCTTGGGAATCACATAATACACTACACTTTGGAAAAAGATTCGATCCTTGGGATTTGCATAACACTATGCATTTTGGAAAGAAGTCGGATCCCTGGAATTATCATAATACAATGCATTTTGGGAAAAAGAAAGATCCATGGGAAAACCATAATACAATGCATTTTGGAAAGAGATCTGATCCATGGCAATCACATAATACGATGCATTTTGGTAAAAGATCTGATCCATGGCAATTGCATAACACAATGCACTTTGGTAAAAAATCTGATCCTTGGGACGCACACAATACAatgcattttggaaaaagattTGATCCGTGGCAGTCACACAATACCATGCATTTTGGCAAAAAGTCAGACCCATGGCAATCTCACAACACCatgcattttggaaaaaagtcAGATCCCTGGGAAAATCATAATACTCTGCACTTTGGAAAAAGAGATTCGGATGAATTTCCAGATTATGCCGATTACACAAACAATCCTGAATTTGAACTTGACTTGAACGATCCAACTTCTATTCTAAATCCCATTGTTCTCAGtgacaaaaattctttaacatcGTTAGAAAATGAATCCAACATGATAGCGAAGTTGTTGCGGTCCAGAATGAATGAAGATTTTCCTGAAGATCCGACTGCAGaagatttactttttaagttgcTTGAAAATGCTgacaaattatcaaaaagtgATTTGCCTGGTGTTGCCACAGAACAGAAGCAAGAACAAATGTCCGGAACAGAATCAGATCGAAACGGACCAAGATTAGTAGAAATCGAAAATGTTCCAAACCGACTAAAGAGCGATCAGCCTGTAGGCCGAAGTCCCGACAAACGATACCTGATTCCATTTCAAGGTCCAAAATCAATTGTGTATCCGCATGCTTGGCTGGTGTCTCAAATCAGAAGGTCCGTTCCATCTAGTAGACAATTCGATCTGAGAGTGGCAGAGAAAAAGGAAGACCCTATAAATTCTTATATGCATTTTGGTAGACGTTAG